Proteins found in one Oryza glaberrima chromosome 4, OglaRS2, whole genome shotgun sequence genomic segment:
- the LOC127771288 gene encoding 1-aminocyclopropane-1-carboxylate synthase 2, with product MACQGIDLLSTKAAGDDHGENSSYYDGWKAYDTNPFDLRHNRGGVIQMGLAENQLSLDLIEEWSKNHPEASICTPEGVSQFKRIANFQDYHGLPEFRKAMAQFMGQVRGGKATFDPDRVVMSGGATGAQETLAFCLANPGEAFLVPTPYYPGFDRDCCWRSGIKLLPIECHSFNDFRLTKEALVSAYDGARRQGISVKGILITNPSNPLGTITDRDTLAMLATFATEHRVHLVCDEIYAGSVFATPEYVSIAEVIERDVPWCNRDLIHVVYSLSKDFGLPGFRVGIIYSYNDAVVAAARRMSSFGLVSSQTQYFLARMLSDEEFIGRFLQESKCRLVARHERFTSGLREVGIGCLRGNAGLFSWMDLRRMLREKTAEAELELWRVIVHQVKLNVSPGTSFHCREPGWFRVCHANMDDETMEVALGRIHDFVRQHQQRRVKAERWAANRQLRLSLPHHHHLSPAHLSSPLALLSPQSPMVRATS from the exons ATGGCGTGCCAGGGCATCGACCTTCTCTCGACGAAAGCCGCAGGCGATGACCACGGCGAGAATTCATCGTACTACGATGGGTGGAAGGCCTACGACACGAACCCGTTCGACCTGCGGCACAATCGCGGGGGTGTCATCCAGATGGGTCTCGCCGAGAACCAG CTTTCTCTGGACCTGATCGAGGAATGGAGCAAGAACCACCCCGAGGCATCCATTTGCACACCGGAGGGCGTCTCGCAGTTCAAGAGGATCGCCAATTTCCAGGATTACCACGGCCTCCCGGAGTTCAGAAAG GCGATGGCCCAGTTTATGGGGCAGGTGAGGGGAGGCAAGGCAACGTTTGACCCCGACCGTGTCGTCAtgagcggcggcgccaccggcgcccAGGAGACGCTCGCCTTCTGCCTCGCCAACCCCGGCGAGGCCTTCCTCGTGCCCACGCCATACTACCCAGG TTTCGACCGCGACTGTTGCTGGAGGTCAGGAATAAAGCTGCTGCCGATCGAGTGCCACAGCTTCAACGACTTCAGGCTCACCAAGGAGGCCCTCGTGTCGGCGTACGACGGCGCACGGAGGCAGGGCATCTCCGTCAAGGGGATCCTCATCACCAACCCGTCCAACCCGCTCGGCACCATCACCGACCGCGACACGCTGGCCATGCTCGCCACCTTCGCCACCGAGCACCGCGTCCACCTCGTCTGCGACGAGATCTACGCGGGGTCGGTGTTCGCCACGCCGGAGTACGTGAGCATCGCCGAGGTCATCGAGCGCGACGTGCCGTGGTGCAACAGGGACCTGATCCACGTCGTGTACAGCCTCTCCAAGGACTTCGGCCTCCCCGGCTTCCGCGTCGGCATCATCTACTCGTACAACGACGCCGTCGTGGCGGCCGCGCGCAGGATGTCCAGCTTCGGGCTCGTCTCGTCGCAGACGCAGTACTTCCTCGCCAGGATGCTCTCGGACGAGGAGTTCATCGGCCGCTTCCTCCAGGAGAGCAAGTGTCGGCTGGTGGCGCGGCACGAGCGGTTCACCTCTGGCCTCCGCGAGGTCGGGATCGGCTGCCTGCGCGGCAACGCCGGGCTGTTCTCGTGGATGGACCTGCGCCGCATGCTCCGGGAGAAGACGGCCGaggcggagctggagctgtggCGGGTGATCGTACACCAGGTGAAGCTGAACGTGTCGCCCGGCACGTCGTTCCACTGCCGCGAGCCCGGGTGGTTCCGCGTCTGCCACGCCAACATGGACGACGAGACCATGGAGGTCGCGCTCGGCCGGATCCACGACTTCGTGCGCCAGCACCAGCAGCGCAGGGTCAAGGCCGAGCGCTGGGCCGCCAATAGGCAGCTCCGCCTCAGCctgccgcaccaccaccacctcagcCCAGCCCATCTCTCCAGCCCATTGGCGCTCCTGTCGCCGCAGTCCCCGATGGTTCGCGCCACCAGCTGA